ACGCCATGAGCTCCTTTGGCGCGCTGCCAATCGATGCGCAACAGGTGCCGTTCGACGCGCTGATCGCCGCCTCGGGCAAATGCCTGGAAGGCGTACCGGGCATGGGTTTCGTCTTTGCCCGCAAAGACGCACTGGCCAACGCCGCTGGCAATTCGCACTCGCTGGCGATGGATTTGTTCGACCAGCACACCTACATGGCCAAGACCGGCCAATGGCGCTTTACGCCGCCCACCCATGTGGTCGCCGCGCTGCACGAAGCCTTGCTGCAATACAACGAAGAAGGTGGTTTGCCGGCGCGGCATCAGCGCTATGCCAACAACTGCCAGGTGCTGCTTGATGACATGGCCAAACTCGGCTTGCGCAGCTTCCTGCCCGCCGCGATCCAGGCCCCGATCATTGTCACGTTCCACGCGCCGAAAGACCCGCGCTATCAGTTCAAGGAGTTCTACGAACGCGTCAAGGCCAAGGGTTTCATCCTCTACCCCGGCAAATTGACCCAGGTCGAAACCTTCCGCGTCGGCTGCATCGGACACGTCAACTAGGCCGAGATGCACGCAGCGGTAGCGGCGGTCGCCGACGTACTGCGCGAGATGGAAGTCCTCGAAATCTGAATGAGCAGGCACCGCTGATCCTGTAGGAGCGAGGCTTGCCCGCGAATGCAGACGACGCGGTTCTTCGAACACACCGAATTATCGTTCTTCGCGGGCAAGCCTCGCTCCTACAAGGGACACAACACATGAACTACAACAACCCAACCAAACTCCAGGCCGCCATCCTCGACTGGGCCGGCACCGTGGTCGACTTCGGCTCGTTCGCGCCGACGCAGATTTTTGTCGAAGCCTTCGCCGAGTTCGACGTCCAGGTCTCCATCGAAGAAGCCCGCGGGCCGATGGGCATGGGCAAGTGGGACCACATTCGCACCCTGTGTGATCAGCCGGAAGTTGCCAAGCGTTATCGCGCCGTGTTCGGCCGCACCCCGACCGACGATGATGTCACCGCCATCTACAAGCGTTTCATGCCGCTGCAGATCGAGAAAATCGCCGAGCACTCGGCGCTGATTCCGGGTGCACTCGACACCATCGCCAACCTGCGTCAGCAAGGGATCAAGATCGGCTCCTGCTCCGGCTACCCGAAACAGGTCATGGACAAGGTGGTCGAACTGGCCGCTACCAACGGTTACGTGGCCGATCACGTGGTCGCCACCGACGAAGTGCCTAACGGCCGTCCATGGCCGGCACAGGCCTTGGCCAACGTGATTGCGCTGGGCATCGACGACGTCGCGGCCTGCGTGAAGATCGATGACACTGTGCCGGGTATTCTCGAAGGACGTCGCGCCGGCATGTGGACCGTGGCGCTGATCTGCTCCGGTAACGCGCTGGGGCTGGATTACAAAGGTTTCCGCGCCTTGGGCAGCGAGCAACTCGACAGTGAACGCAAACGCATCCACGCGATGTTCGAAGGTTCGCGGCCGCACTACATGATCGACACCATCACCGACTTGCCGCAAGTGATCGCCGACATCAACAAGCGTCTGGCCAAGGGTGAGATGCCACAAAGCAGTTGATAACGTTTACTGATTCATAAAAAAGCGCCAGCTCCGTTTCGGAACTGGCGCTTTTTTTGGGTGATCACTTGAGCCAGAGCATTGAATGCCCAAACAGCCACAGGCAAATCGACCAAAGCGGTTTACAGTTAAAAAACACCGTCGAACAAGAACGGTGGGCTTTTTGACCAGACCTGTGAGGAACACCGTATGCCCTGGAAGAACTCCGAATCACGCTACAGCACTGTATCGATCACGCTGCATTGGTTGATGCTGGTCCTGTTGGCGCTGGTTTACGCCTGTATCGAATTTCGCGGGATCTTTCCCAAAGGCAGCGGTGGCCGGACGCTGATCACAGAATCGCACTTCATGCTCGGCTTGACGGTGTTCGTATTGGTTTGGCTGCGGTTGTTCGCGCGCAGCCTGGGCCCGGCACCACAGATCTTCCCGGCCTCGCCCCGCTGGCAGACCGTGCTGGCCAGACTGATGCACTGGGCGCTGTACATTTTCATGATCGCGATGCCGATACTCGGTTGGCTGGTGACCAGCGCCAAGGGGCATCAGGTGATGTTTTATGGCGTTGACCTACCGCTGCTGATCCCGGAGGACAAGACGCTGGCCAAGCAAATCGAGGAATGGCATGAACTCGGCGGCACCATCGGCTATTGGCTGATCGGCCTGCACGCGGCGGCGGGGATTTATCACCACTATGTGGTGCGCGATAACACGCTGCTGCGGATGATGCCCAAGCGCGGGTGAAAAACACTGATCCCTATGGCGAGGGGCTTCAGGTTTTCGAGCTGCCCCCCCGACAGCCCTGCAATCCGCCCGTGTGGACGAAGATCAGCCGTGTGCCCTTTTCAAATGTTCCAGCCTCGACTTGCTGCTTGAGCATCAGCAGCGCCTTGCCGGTGTACAGCGGTTCGAGGGGAACTCCCGAAGCCTGTTCCGCCTGGTCGATGAAACTGAGCAGCAGCGGATCGACTTTGGCAAAGCCACCACGGCTGGCATCGAACAGTTCGTAAGCCACGTCATGACTACCCGCCTCTCGGACAATCGATTCAACCTGCTGTGCCACACCATGATCGTCGGGCACCGCGAGCGCGCCATACACCGGGTGTTCGCCCGCCTCCGCCAGCGTCAGGCCGGCCAGGGTCGTGCCGGTTCCGCAAGCCAGCCACCAACCGTCGTAATCGCTCCAGCCCAGGTCGCCGAGTTGATCGAGGACCATCGCCTTCAACTGCCTGCAACCCCGCGCCCCCCGAAGACCGCCGCCGCCTTCAGGCACCGGATACAGGTCGGGATATTGCACCTGCCAGGGCAGCCAGAAACCCGCTTCATGCCGCGCTCGATAACCGCCATAACCCAACCAGTGCAACTGCATGCCGAACGCTTGCAAGTCCTTCACCGTCGGTGTTTCCAGCGGGTGACCGCGCAGCAGGCCGACCGTTTTGAAATCGAAACGTTTGCCGGCAGCTGCCAGTGCATGCAGATGATTGGAGTGGGCACCGCCGAGGCTGATGATGCCTTGGGCGCCGATCCGGTCAGCGGCGTTGAGGTGTTCGATGAGTTTGAACCACTTGTTGCCGCTGATCAGTGGGTCGATCCGGTCGAGACGCAGGATGGCGACTTCGATGCTGGCCGTGGTGAGCCAGTCGAGGTCAAGGGGCTGGAGCGGGGCTTGGGGTAGCCAGTCGTTGGGAGGGAGAAGCATCAATGCCGGCTCTGGGTGAAGAGTCGGCATCTTAGCAGCCAATGTGTGGCGAGGGAGCTTGCTCCCGCTCGGCTGCGCAGCGGCCGCAAAACTGGCGACAGTGATTAACCTGACACACCACGATCGCTGATAGAGGGAGTCCTTCGGACTCCAACGGGAGCAACCTCCCTCGCCACAGGGATTGAGTTGCTTACAACTCAGCAGCCAACCGCGAACCCTGATTGATCGCGCGCTTGGCATCCAACTCCGCCGCCACGTCCGCGCCACCAATCAAATGCACGTTCTGCCCGGCAGCCACCAGCCCCTCCTGCAATTCACGCAGCGGATCCTGCCCGGCGCAGATCACGATGTTGTCCACCGGCAGCACCTGCGGCTCACCGGTTTCGCCGATGCGGATGTGCAGGCCTTCATCATCAATCTTCAAGTATTCGACGCTGTTGAGCATCTGCACCTGCTTGTTCTTCAGACCGGTGCGATGAATCCAGCCCGTGGTTTTGCCCAGGCCGTCGCCGACTTTGGATTTCTTGCGTTGCAGCAGGAACACCTCGCGAGCCGGCGCATGGGGTTCAGCCTTGATGCCGGCAACACCGCCGCGCGCTTCAAGATGCGTGTCGATGCCCCACTCCTTCCAGAACGCATCGCGGTCCAGACTGGTGGAAACGCCTTGGTGAACCAGGAATTCCGACACGTCGAAACCGATACCGCCTGCGCCAATTACCGCGACACGCTTGCCCACCGGTTTACGCTCGAGAATCACGTCCAGGTAGCTCAGCACCTTGGCGTTTTCAACGCCGGGAATCGCCGGGGTTCTTGGGGCGATGCCGGTGGCCAGGATGATTTCGTCGTAACCGCCCTCAACCAGTTTCGCCACGTCGACACGGGTGTTCAGGCACACCTCGACGTTGGTAGTTTGCAGTTTGCGGTTGAAATAGCGCAGGGTTTCGACGAACTCTTCCTTGCCCGGCACACGCTTGGCAATGTTGAACTGACCGCCAATCTCGCTGGCCGAATCAAACAGCGTCACCGAGTGCCCACGCTCGGCCGCCACAGTGGCCGCGGACAGGCCCGCAGGACCGGCACCCACCACGGCGATTTTCTTGATCTGCTGCACCGGCAGGTAGTTAAGCTCGGTTTCATGGCAAGCACGGGGGTTCACCAGGCAGCTGGTCAACTTGCCGCCGAAGGTGTGATCCAGGCATGCCTGGTTGCAACCGATGCAGGTATTGATTTCGTCGCCACGGCCAGCGGCCGCCTTGTTGACGAAGTCCGGGTCGGCGAGGAACGGCCGCGCCATGGACACCATGTCGGCATCGCCTTCGGCCAGAATCTGCTCGGCCACTTCTGGCGTATTGATGCGGTTGGTGGTGATCAACGGAATGCTCACCGAACCACGCAGCTTGGCCGTGACTTTGCTGAACGCCGCACGCGGCACTTTGGTGGCGATGGTCGGAATCCGCGCTTCGTGCCAGCCGATGCCGGTGTTGATGATGGTCGCGCCGGCCTGCTCGATGGCTTTGGCCAGGGTCACGATCTCTTCCCAGCTGCTGCCGCCTTCCACCAGGTCGAGCATCGACAGGCGGAAGATGATGATGAAGTTCGGGCCGACCGCTTCGCGTACACGGCGGACGATTTCCACCGGCAGGCGCATACGGTTTTCGTAGCTGCCCCCCCAACGGTCGGTGCGGTGGTTGGTGTGGGCGGCGAGGAACTGGTTAATGAAATAACCTTCCGAACCCATGATCTCGACGCCGTCGTACTCGGCTTTTTGCGCCAGGGTCGAGCACGTGACGAAATCGCTGATCTGCTTCTCGATACCTTCCTCGTCCAGCTCTTTAGGCTTGAACGGGTTGATCGGCGCCTGAATGGCACTCGGCGCGACCTGTTTCGGGCTGTAGGCATAACGACCGGCGTGGAGGATCTGCATGCAGATCTTGCCGCCCGCCTCGTGCACTGCACGGGTCACGATCTGGTGCTTGAGCGCTTCTTCCTCGGTGGTCAGTTTGGCCGCGCCGGAATACACCCCGCCCTCATCGTTCGGACCAATGCCGCCGGTGACCATCAGGCCGACACCGCCGCGAGCACGCTCGGCGAAGTACGCCGCCATGCGTTCGAAACCACCAGGCTTTTCCTCAAGACCGGTGTGCATCGAACCCATCAGGGTGCGGTTGCGCAGCGTGGTGAAACCCAGGTCCAGCGGGGCCAACAGGTGCGGGTAATGAGCGGCGGCCATTTGTAACTCCACATCGAGCGATCACGGAAAAAATGCAGGAGCTCTTCGGCCCCCGTCAGTCATGTTGGACAGACTAAGAGTCGCGCCCCCGTCACTCAATGACCGAAACTGACAACTTATTGATCCAAATGTGCAGCGCCCCTTGGCAAGCGTCGGCATGGGCCCTACCCTAGTCGCGAACCCTGCACACGGCTGTCGACTGTTTTCCATGCGCAAACTTCTGTACCTGACTTTCTCCATGGCATTGATTGCCGCCCTCACGACCTACGCCATGTGGGCCGCGGACCGTCCGGTGGGTCATTACCTGTCGGACCTGCGCATCCAACTCGCGGTCGATCAAGGCACACCCGCCGATCGCGGCAATCTGCTGGGTATCCAGCCCGAGCTGTTTCCCACCGACTATCAAAGCCCCGAACGCCTGCACCGCAAGCTCGCCGCCTATTTGCAGCAGGCCCAGGACCAAGGCTTGCTCAATGAAAAGACCATCGTCGTGCTGCCTGAACATATCGGCACCTGGCTGATGGTCAGCGGCGAGAAAGATGAGCTGTACCAGGCGACCACACTTGAGGAAGCCATGAACTGGCTGGCGGTGAGCAATCCTGTGCAGTTCGTCCGTGCGTTGATCAGCGCCAAGGGCGACAGTCGTCTCGATGACGCTCACTTGCGAATGAAGGCCAAAAGCATGGCCAAGGATTATCAGGCACTGTTCGGGGGGCTGGCGAAGGCGTTCAACGTGACCCTGGTGGCCGGCACTATCGTGCTGCCCGAACCGAGCATCATCGACGGAACACTGAAAGTCGGCCGCGGTGCGTTGTACAACAGCAGCGTGGTGTTCGGTCGCGACGGTGTGCCGATCGGCCAGCCGCAACGCCAGATGCATCCGGTCTTTGCTGACCATGACGTCATCCAGGCCAATGGCGAGCATACGCTCAACGTTGTCGACACACCGGCTGGACGCTTGGGCGTACTGATCGGCAGCGACAGCTGGTACCCGGATAACTACCGCAAACTCGACGCTCAGGGCGCCCATTTGGTGGCTGTTCCGGCGTATGTCGTTGGCCGCGACACCTGGGACAAACCGTGGCGGGGTTACAAGGGGCTGTCGACGCCCAGCTCGGTCAGCCTCAAGGCCGGTGAACTCAGTGAAGGCCAGGCCTGGCATCGTCTGACATTGACCGGCCAGCCGCCCAGCAGCCGGGCCATTGCCGGCATGAGCGTGTTCCTGCGCGGTCAATTCTGGGACAAGGGCAGCGCGGGTCAAAGTTTTCTCAGCAACAACGGGCAGCAGTTCGCCGACGGCAACGCCCGTGGCGCGCGTTTGCTGAACCTCTGGTTGTAACCCATGAAACCGCTGCCGATGCGCCTTGGGGATCTGTCGGTGGGCTTTGTTCACAGCCTGGCCGACGCCGTGCGCAGTCACGGTGTGGACCCGCAACCGTTGCTTGAGCAATACGGCCTCGATGCCGCGCGCCTGGCCGAAGCGGGGGCCCGGCTGTCGATCCCGCGCTACATGCGCCTGGGCCACGGAGCCATTCAACTGACCGATAACCCGGCGCTGGGTTTGCGCATGGGCCAGCTCAGTCGTCTGAGTCAGGCCGGCCTGGCCGGAGTCACCGCCGCCCAGGCGCCGACGGTTCGCGAAGCGGCGCGCTGCCTGATTCGTTTTGAAGCCCTGTATGGCTCCAACTACCGTGGTCAATCGAGCTTTCATGAAGACGCTCAGGGCGCGTGGCTGCGGTTCTATTCCATCAGTCCCTACAACGCCTACAACCGCTTCGTGGTGGATTCGATCATCGCCGGGTGGTTGCAGCAATTGTCCAGCGTGAGCCCTGCCCCGCTTCGCGCCGAACGGATCGAGATTGAGTTTGCCGAACCGGATTATCGTGAAGCATATGCCGCGCTGGGCGATTGTCCGATTCAGTTCGGCGCCGAACAGAATCAACTGCGCCTGAGCCTGGCCAGCCTCGCCCAGCGCAACCCGGAGCACTGCCCGAGTACCTGGCGACACTTGCTGCAACTCTGTGAGCGGGAACTGGAGCAACTGACACGCACCCGCAGCCTGCGTGAACGCATCACTCAGTTGCTGGGGCCATTGCTCAATGGTGGCCGGGAACCCGACCTGGAAGAAGTGGCGGCACGTCTGAAGCTGCCGACCTGGACCTTGCGTCGCAAACTCGCCGAGGAAGGCACGCAATTTCGCGCCATTCTCAATGACACGCGCCGCGACCTGGCCATGACCTACATTCGCGACACGGAACTGGCGTTCGGTGAAATCGCCTACCTGCTGGGTTTTGCCTCAGCCGAAGCTTTCCAACGCGCCTTCAAACGCTGGAACGGCCAGACACCCGGCGAGTTTCGCCGCAGCCATCGCCAATCCGCGTGATGCTCAAAGCTCTGTAGCGTCTTCCGCTGGCTCCAATGGGTCCAGTTCAAATGCCTGATACTCGAGCAGCTCTTCTTGATAATCGTCCATTGTGAAATCCCCCTACCGCTCGTTTAAAAATGCCTGAATAAATGACCAACGCCCCGAGCATAAAGTGCCCGCGTGAAAGAAAAATGACGCGGGCGCACCGCTCAGCGGCTACTTATAAAACGTAGCAGGCGGTCAGGAATTTATCACAGGATTTTTTCGATAAAGGCTGTAGGACTGCAGCCTGGTTGACGCGAATCAAACTAACAGCCATTTCGGGAACGGTGCCATCTGACACGATCCCGAAATGTACATCGATTACTGGCTGGCAGCCGGCATGGCCGAAATAGGCTCGCTCGGTGGCGGCAGGCTGGATTGCGGCGGTGGCGTAACGGTTTCCGGGGACGGAACCGGCTCCGGGTTTTCAACCGGGGTGATCGGCGCTGTTTCAGGCGGTGGTGCGACGGGTTCCGAGGCCGCGGGGGCTGGAGCAGGTTCAACCGCAGGCACTGGCGCAGGCTCCGCAGCAGGGGCCGGCGTTGGGGCCAAAGGCGCCGGAGCAGCCTTGGCTTCCGGCATGCCCAGGTCGGTCTTGGGTTTCTCGGGGATGTGTGCAGCCTTTTTCGCTTCCGGCGGCAGGAACAACTCCACCAGCGCAAAGAAACGCTCGTAGAACTTGGCCGACGAGACGGTTTCGCTGGCAACCTTGACCATCGAATCGTCGGAGGAACCGATCGGCATCGACACCGAACCCAACACACCCACGCCCACACTGGCCGAGTTATTGGTTTTCTTCAGCGCATAACGGTCCTGCAGGGCGTTGGCGAACATGGTCGCATGATGGCCCTCACTGCCATCATCGGCACACACCACACTGAAGCTGATCTCCATGTGGGTCTCGCCGGTCTGCTGGAAGCTTTTGTGTCCGCTGACCAGCTTCGGGTCGGCGCTGGTGATGATATAGCCCTGGCTCAGCAACGCCCGACGGGCGGCTTCGCAGGTCTGCGCATCCGTCACCGGGTAATTGCGCGAAAACGTCCCGGAGTCATCGAAGTTCTCATGCTCGTAGATGGGGGCTTTCTTCGACGAGCAGCCGGCAGCGGCGGCCAGCAACAACGCCAGCCCGGCAACACGCATGGGAATTGATTTAAACATTGAACATCCTGAGGGAAACGGTCCGGGGCGTATTGTGCAACAGATCGATGCTTAGCGGAGCATCGATTAGTGTCTTAAAACATTTACAAGGCTACTGACTGTCAGCTATGGGAAAAAGTCCCGTCTGATTGACCGAAGGGCCCCTCGGAAGTCGCGGCCTGGATCGCACACATAAAATGTATGGTCAGCCCATCTCCTGCAACCTCATGGGCTGTTTTCGGTAAAGCTGGCTTGCGCTAATGTATTCGGGCTCGTCGTGAGTGTTGCGTCAACAACGCTCGGCCCTTGATGAGTAGCCGCTCCCGACTGTCCTGAAAAAACCCTCAGCCTCTAAAGCTGATTTTATTGCCAGGTTCTCAGTCGGGCCGTTTGCCGTTTACTGTCATCAGTCAGTGACGTCGCAAAAGCCGGTGGTAAAGCTGTACGTTCAAACGTTCGGATGTGGGTCGTACTGGCCGCCTTTGGCCAGTACCGCCCACACGATTCGCGCCAGTTTGTTCGCCAGCGCGCACGCGACGACATTGGAGTGTCGACGCGTCAGCAGCTCCCGAACCCAAGGCCCAATGGCGTCTTCCCGCTTATCGATATGCTGCATGATGGATCGCGCGCCCTGCACCAGCAGTTGGCGGATGTGCTTGTCGCCGCGCTTGCTGATCCCCAGAAGCACTGTCTTTCCGCCCGTCGAATATTGCCTCGGCACCAGCCCTAGCGAAGCGGCAAAATCGCGTCCACTTCGATAGTTCGACGCATCGCCTACATCGGCCAATACCGCACTGGCGGTGATGGGGCCGATGCCAGGAATACTCTGCAAACGACTTCCGGCATCGTCTTCTTTCAACTGTTGCTTTAGATCGGACTCGATGTCCTTGATTTCATCATTCAGCAGTTGAATTTGATGATGGAGGCGCATCACCACGCCCTTCAGACGCAATGGAACCGGGTGCTGTGCATCGTCCAGCAGCGCCGGCACGCGGTGCAATGCAGTTGCGCCAATGGGCAGGCTGATGCCGAATTCCAGTAAAAAGCCATGAATCTGGTTGGTCGCGACGGTGCGATGGCCAATCAAGGAATCTCGGACACGATGCAGGGCTGAAAGCGTTTGCTGCTCTGCGGTTTTGATCGAGCAGAAGCGCATCGCGGGGCGGCTCGCCGCCTCGCAAATCGCTTCGGCATCAATGAAGTCGTTTTTGTTGCCTTTGACGAACGGTTTGACGTACTGCGGGGCGATCAGCTTCACCTCGTGGCCCAATGCACCGATCTGTCGAGCCAGCCAGTGGGCGCCGCCGCACGACTCCATCACCACCGTGCAGGCCGGTAACTGGGCCAATGTGCTGAGCAATTGGCCGCGGTTGGTTTTCTTGCGCAATACCTGATGACCTTTGGCGTCCTGGCCATGCAGGTGGAAACTGTGTTTGCCAATGTCGATACCGAGAAGCGTCATCGTGTTCATGAGAGATCCTCCGCCGAAAACGAGAAAAGCCCTGCAAGCGTAAACCTGCAGGGCTTCTC
This region of Pseudomonas mandelii genomic DNA includes:
- a CDS encoding DUF2242 domain-containing protein; translated protein: MFKSIPMRVAGLALLLAAAAGCSSKKAPIYEHENFDDSGTFSRNYPVTDAQTCEAARRALLSQGYIITSADPKLVSGHKSFQQTGETHMEISFSVVCADDGSEGHHATMFANALQDRYALKKTNNSASVGVGVLGSVSMPIGSSDDSMVKVASETVSSAKFYERFFALVELFLPPEAKKAAHIPEKPKTDLGMPEAKAAPAPLAPTPAPAAEPAPVPAVEPAPAPAASEPVAPPPETAPITPVENPEPVPSPETVTPPPQSSLPPPSEPISAMPAASQ
- the phnX gene encoding phosphonoacetaldehyde hydrolase — translated: MNYNNPTKLQAAILDWAGTVVDFGSFAPTQIFVEAFAEFDVQVSIEEARGPMGMGKWDHIRTLCDQPEVAKRYRAVFGRTPTDDDVTAIYKRFMPLQIEKIAEHSALIPGALDTIANLRQQGIKIGSCSGYPKQVMDKVVELAATNGYVADHVVATDEVPNGRPWPAQALANVIALGIDDVAACVKIDDTVPGILEGRRAGMWTVALICSGNALGLDYKGFRALGSEQLDSERKRIHAMFEGSRPHYMIDTITDLPQVIADINKRLAKGEMPQSS
- a CDS encoding 1-aminocyclopropane-1-carboxylate deaminase/D-cysteine desulfhydrase, giving the protein MLLPPNDWLPQAPLQPLDLDWLTTASIEVAILRLDRIDPLISGNKWFKLIEHLNAADRIGAQGIISLGGAHSNHLHALAAAGKRFDFKTVGLLRGHPLETPTVKDLQAFGMQLHWLGYGGYRARHEAGFWLPWQVQYPDLYPVPEGGGGLRGARGCRQLKAMVLDQLGDLGWSDYDGWWLACGTGTTLAGLTLAEAGEHPVYGALAVPDDHGVAQQVESIVREAGSHDVAYELFDASRGGFAKVDPLLLSFIDQAEQASGVPLEPLYTGKALLMLKQQVEAGTFEKGTRLIFVHTGGLQGCRGGSSKT
- a CDS encoding carbon-nitrogen hydrolase family protein, producing MRKLLYLTFSMALIAALTTYAMWAADRPVGHYLSDLRIQLAVDQGTPADRGNLLGIQPELFPTDYQSPERLHRKLAAYLQQAQDQGLLNEKTIVVLPEHIGTWLMVSGEKDELYQATTLEEAMNWLAVSNPVQFVRALISAKGDSRLDDAHLRMKAKSMAKDYQALFGGLAKAFNVTLVAGTIVLPEPSIIDGTLKVGRGALYNSSVVFGRDGVPIGQPQRQMHPVFADHDVIQANGEHTLNVVDTPAGRLGVLIGSDSWYPDNYRKLDAQGAHLVAVPAYVVGRDTWDKPWRGYKGLSTPSSVSLKAGELSEGQAWHRLTLTGQPPSSRAIAGMSVFLRGQFWDKGSAGQSFLSNNGQQFADGNARGARLLNLWL
- a CDS encoding AraC family transcriptional regulator, yielding MKPLPMRLGDLSVGFVHSLADAVRSHGVDPQPLLEQYGLDAARLAEAGARLSIPRYMRLGHGAIQLTDNPALGLRMGQLSRLSQAGLAGVTAAQAPTVREAARCLIRFEALYGSNYRGQSSFHEDAQGAWLRFYSISPYNAYNRFVVDSIIAGWLQQLSSVSPAPLRAERIEIEFAEPDYREAYAALGDCPIQFGAEQNQLRLSLASLAQRNPEHCPSTWRHLLQLCERELEQLTRTRSLRERITQLLGPLLNGGREPDLEEVAARLKLPTWTLRRKLAEEGTQFRAILNDTRRDLAMTYIRDTELAFGEIAYLLGFASAEAFQRAFKRWNGQTPGEFRRSHRQSA
- a CDS encoding IS110 family RNA-guided transposase; translated protein: MNTMTLLGIDIGKHSFHLHGQDAKGHQVLRKKTNRGQLLSTLAQLPACTVVMESCGGAHWLARQIGALGHEVKLIAPQYVKPFVKGNKNDFIDAEAICEAASRPAMRFCSIKTAEQQTLSALHRVRDSLIGHRTVATNQIHGFLLEFGISLPIGATALHRVPALLDDAQHPVPLRLKGVVMRLHHQIQLLNDEIKDIESDLKQQLKEDDAGSRLQSIPGIGPITASAVLADVGDASNYRSGRDFAASLGLVPRQYSTGGKTVLLGISKRGDKHIRQLLVQGARSIMQHIDKREDAIGPWVRELLTRRHSNVVACALANKLARIVWAVLAKGGQYDPHPNV
- a CDS encoding cytochrome b, coding for MPWKNSESRYSTVSITLHWLMLVLLALVYACIEFRGIFPKGSGGRTLITESHFMLGLTVFVLVWLRLFARSLGPAPQIFPASPRWQTVLARLMHWALYIFMIAMPILGWLVTSAKGHQVMFYGVDLPLLIPEDKTLAKQIEEWHELGGTIGYWLIGLHAAAGIYHHYVVRDNTLLRMMPKRG
- a CDS encoding oxidoreductase: MAAAHYPHLLAPLDLGFTTLRNRTLMGSMHTGLEEKPGGFERMAAYFAERARGGVGLMVTGGIGPNDEGGVYSGAAKLTTEEEALKHQIVTRAVHEAGGKICMQILHAGRYAYSPKQVAPSAIQAPINPFKPKELDEEGIEKQISDFVTCSTLAQKAEYDGVEIMGSEGYFINQFLAAHTNHRTDRWGGSYENRMRLPVEIVRRVREAVGPNFIIIFRLSMLDLVEGGSSWEEIVTLAKAIEQAGATIINTGIGWHEARIPTIATKVPRAAFSKVTAKLRGSVSIPLITTNRINTPEVAEQILAEGDADMVSMARPFLADPDFVNKAAAGRGDEINTCIGCNQACLDHTFGGKLTSCLVNPRACHETELNYLPVQQIKKIAVVGAGPAGLSAATVAAERGHSVTLFDSASEIGGQFNIAKRVPGKEEFVETLRYFNRKLQTTNVEVCLNTRVDVAKLVEGGYDEIILATGIAPRTPAIPGVENAKVLSYLDVILERKPVGKRVAVIGAGGIGFDVSEFLVHQGVSTSLDRDAFWKEWGIDTHLEARGGVAGIKAEPHAPAREVFLLQRKKSKVGDGLGKTTGWIHRTGLKNKQVQMLNSVEYLKIDDEGLHIRIGETGEPQVLPVDNIVICAGQDPLRELQEGLVAAGQNVHLIGGADVAAELDAKRAINQGSRLAAEL